The sequence below is a genomic window from Bradyrhizobium septentrionale.
CGACGCGCCGGGATCCTTGGCATCCATGCCGATGCTCTCCTGCAGCCGCGCACGTACGGTGGCGGTGACATCGCTGAGCTCGCCCAGCCGGCTCTGGATGTTGGAGAGCCCGTCTTCGCGCAGCTTGTTGGCGGCCTGCAGCGATTCGGCGATGTTCGACATCGACTCGACCTTCTCCATGATCCGCTTGGATGCCTCGTCGACCTGCAGCGCCTGGCGGATCACTTCCTTGTTGGCGACGTCGTCGGTCACCGCGTTCATCGCCCGCATCGAATCGCGCACGCTCTCCGAGGCCTCGTTGAGCGCCGAGTTGTTGAGCGCCTGGATGGTGGTGTTCAGGCTGGTCGCGACGCTGGCGATGCCGTCGCTGGAGAGTTCGCGCAGATTGACATTCTGCTTGCCGAGGGCGTCGTGGAAGGTGTTGGCGTCGACCGCGTCCTTCTCGAGATCGGCCACCGTCTTCTTGGTGCTCCGCCCGCTGTCCAGCAGCGTGGTGACGTGGCGCTCGAAATCGTTTTTCTTGCGCTCGCGTTCGAGACGGGCAAGCGTATCCTCGCCCGCCGGGGCGGTCGACAGCGCCTGCACCTTCTCCTTGTTTGCCGCGCTGGCGAGGTCGATGCCCTTGTCGAGGATAGCGACCACCGTGATCATCTGCGAGTTGATCTTGACCAGCTTGTCGGCCTGCCCCTCGATCCCGCCGAGTTCGTCGCGCAGCTCCGAGACCGAGACCTGCGACTTGTCGATGTAGCCGAGCGCCGCCTTGATGATGCCCTCGACGCGCTTGACGTGCTCGGGACCGGAGATGTCGAGCATCTTGCGGACCTGGTCCTTCTCGGCCTTGAACTTGCCCTGCTTGGCGTCGTGCTCGGCCTTCTCCGTGATGATCGCCAGCGCCTTGTCGCGGCAGGCCTTCAGGCCTTCCATCCGCTTGGCGATCAGCAGCTCCTTGGCGGCGATTTCGGCCTGCGCGGATTTCTTGATGCCGCCGAACAGGCCGGTTTGCGTCTTCAGCTTGGCGATGTCGCGATCGAGCATCTCCTTGTCGGAGTTGACTTGCCGCGTTTCGGATTCGATCTCCGACGTACGGCGGTCCCAATCGGCCTCGCGCTTGCGATCCTCCTCGATCTCCGCGAAGGTATCCAGCACGACATTGTCGCCGGCGGTGCGCAGCGTGTAGAGCGCATCCAGATTGTCGACCAGCGGCCGGATCATCTCGCGGAAGTCGAGCACGCCCTTGTTCATGTCGGCAAACGTCTGCTTCATCTTGGCGAAGACGGTGGTCGACGACAACTCGATCAGCTTGCGCTGCATCAGCGTGCGCTGCTGCGCCAGATATTCCTTGTAGGCCTCGAGCTGCTTGATCGACGCCTTGCACTCCTCGGCGAGATCAGGCGAGAGCAGGGCTCCGACCTGGCGGCTGCGCTCCTCGGGTGCTGCTTCGGGATTGAAGACGATCTTCGCCACCGGATTGGCGGTGATGTCGACAGGCGCGGCCTGTGTCGCCTGCTTCGGCGCCATCCGTGCCTTGACGGCCTCGTTGACCGCGGTCGATTCCGCGAGTTTCGGGGATTGTGAGGTGGACATGCAGTCGTCTCCTGGTCTGGCGGCTCCGAAGGGGAGCCGTATGGGCGGCGCAGGCGTCGAGGCCGCGTCGCGGGAAATCGTCCTTAGGCGGCAAACATGAGAAATCCGGCTGGTGCGGAACCTAGATGCGAGTCCTTTGTCGCACAACCACAGGGAGGTTCAATTCGAACCGTGAGCCAAACGAAGTCGCGACATTCTTTATGCATCGTTCAGCGTTGCTGTGTGTTTCAGCTCGGAGGGAAGCTCATTGTTTTATTTTTCGGTGGCTGTTTGTCGCTTCGTTGCCGGTCTGGTTCGATTCAAGTCTTCGGGTGCCGGTTTCCGGATCGATGTGAAGCGTCCTTTGCATTAGTCGCTCGATGTGCGGCTTTGGTTGACGCCCGCAAGGCTCGCACGGCGATTTGAATTCAAGGCCGTCGAGCCGCCGGGAATTCGCACGCCTGCACCTCTAACCATTTGAATGTCTTCTGAAATATCCCTCGCCCTTGACCGATGTTTGCAGCTGGGAAGCTCTGGCAGGCTCCGGATCTGACAAGTCACGGCGTAAGGGATTGCGTAGCAATCTCAATTACATATCGGTTCGCGATTTTATTCTGAGTGGCGAGCCATTGGTTTCGGCCCGCACGCGCGATTCAGGCAGACGACGCCAACGGGTGGGAGCCGTGCCGCTCCAGCGTTCGAAAGCCCGGCTGAAGTGGGCGGGGTCGCCATAACCGAGCACCGATGCAATGTCGCCGATCGATCGGTCGGTCTGGCACAACAGTCTCACCGCGCGCCGCTGCAGCGCGTTTCGCAGCAGGTCGCTATAGCTCAGTCCGACCTCGCTGAGCCTGCGTTGCAGTGTTCGTCTTGTGAGTCCCGACCGGTTTCCGATGCGTGAAAGGGTCGGACGCCGATCGAGCAGCTCCAGTTGGATCAGTACGGAAAGGCGGCCCGGCAGGTCCTCCGGATCCGGCAGGTCGAAAATGCGTCCGAGCTCACTCGCGGTCAGCCCATCGCCTTGTCCGAGATTTGGATTGACGGCCGTCAACAGCCGCCGATCGAACACGATCGCGCTGGCGGCGTTGCCAATAGCAGTATCGGTACACGTCAACTCGCCGATCGGACATCGCAGCCGGTTTGGCAGGTCGCCAAAGATGATCCGGCTCGGCAGCCAGCAGGCGCCGGCAAAATGCCTGACGATAGCGATCATGTACCAGATGGCGAGCATCTCGTTCTGCCGGCGTCCATCGCGCGCAGGGTCGGTCAATTCATACGACCAGTGAATTTCGCTGCCATGACGGCGGACGACCAGCTGGGTGGCGTTCTGCAGCATGTGCGGCAGGCTGGTTCCTGCGCGGTGGATCGCCTCGAGCAAGGTCGGGGCCTGGGCCACCCATCTGCCGAAAATTCCGAGGCCTGCCATCGACGTCTGGCGACCAAGCCGGACCGCAAAGACTTCGTCGTGCAATTCCCGCGAGGTCACCATCAACAGCCGGAAGTGATCGCGCAGCGGCAACAGCGTGTCCGGCGCCTCCAGCAATCCGAGCGGAAGATCGGCGCGGCGGAACACCCGCCCGATCGATCCACCGGCCGCCGTCACGACATCGGCAATCGGACCAAGCGTGCTCGCGCGTGTGTAACCAGTCTGGTGCATCTGCCCTCACGCGCCAAACAGGCTGCCATTTCGTCACGTCATGGCAGGCTGAATTCGCGGCGAAAGCCTAGCATTCGAAACCCCAGCGATGAACACGGCCCAACGCCGGCGTCGACCGGGACCAGGGAGGAATGCATGTGCTTGGCTTGTCTTGGTTTTGGCGTGTCGTCCGCGGCCGACCGTATCGGGAAAATTTCCCGACGTGATGTCATGTTGCGTGCATCGGCGCTCGGTCTGGTGCTGCCCTTTGCCGGGCCTGCGTTGCGGACGGCGCAAGCGGCCGAGCAGGGCGGTCCGGCTCCGGCGGATCTGGTGAGCGGGATCAAGGAAATCATTGCGAAGGCGAGTTCACCGGAACTGGTTGCCTACAAGGCTTTCGAGATCAACGGCAGCGATCTGCCATGGACCGATCTCGGGCTCGACGCGGCGCAGGGCCAGCAGGTGACGTTCCTGCTGAGCGGCCGGATGTGGCTGTCGCGCGAGCATCATCTTTGGTTCGGTCCCGGCCTGGTCTTCCACGCGCGCACGCGCGGGCTCCGGCCGATCTACAATCCGATGCTGGATACCGGGACCATGACGGCCTCCCACGATGGACGGATCGAGGTCGCGCGTTCGGCCGCGGAATGGGCCAGTGAGGACGGGGTGCTGGCGACGCCGGAAGACATCTACAGGAAGGCGGATGTCAAGGTGACCGGTATCGCCCTGCTGTGGCGCGCCGATGCCGGCGTGGGCGTCAAGAGTCTGCTGGCGCATGGCGACGTGGGCGGTCTGCTCAAGTCCGAGCTTGCGCGTCTTGAGCGTGGCGGCAAGCTGCCGCCGGGCTGGTCGAACCTGCTCGGTTTTGGAGGTGGACAGGAAGTCTTCAGCCAGGGTGCAGACGGCGAGATCGTCTGCGACACCACGGGCTACGTCAGCATCATCGAGCGGCCGCTGTCGCTTCCATTGGCCTCTCGTCCGCGGCTCGCATGGCGCTGGAAGATCGATCAATTGCCGACCGCCGTCGCGGAAGACCAGGCTGCGACCCACGACTATCTTTCGATCGGCGTGAAGTTCGAAGACGGGCAGGATCTGACCTACATCTGGAGCGAACATTTGCCTGAAGGCAAGGTTTTCCGCTGCCCGTTGCCCGGCTGGAATGCGATCGAGACGCATATGATCGTCCGTTCCGGGAAGGCGGACCTCGGAACCTGGCAAGCGCAGGAACGCGACATCGCAGCAGACTATGCCGCCCATATCGGTGGATCGGCGAAGGCCATCTCGAAAATCTGGCTGCTGGCCGTGGCGCCGTTCCAGCGCCGCCACGGCGCGTGTCGCTATGCCGATATCAAGGTCACCACCGGCGACAACGCTGTGCACAAGGTTTAGAGCGAGACGCGATTTGCCGATATTGGTCGGATAGCCGAGCCGTGGTCTTTATCCGGATCACGGCTCGACCGTTCAAGTTAAAGCTTGATGAAGTCAGGTCGAACTCGCGGCCGCGAAGACGCTGCGCTCCCTCTCCCGCTTGCGGGGGAGGGCTGGGGTGGGGGCTCTCTCCGCGGTACAGACCGGATAGATACCCGACAGTTTAGACCGGCATGATTGCCGACAGGTTTCTAGAAGCATCGGCGGGAGGGCCCGACGATGCCGTTCAGAGAGACCAGTCGGATGGAAGAGCGTATCCGGATGCTTATGGAGTACGAGAGCGGGAACTGGAGCGTGTCGGAGTTGTGCCGCCGTCACGGTATCTGCCGCGACACGTTTTACGCATGGCGCCAGCGGAAGCAGAGCGGCGATCCGGAGTGGTTCAGGGACCGTTCGCACGCGCCGCAGCAATGCCGACAAACGACCGATGCGGCGATTGCAGAGAAGGTGATCGCGGCTCGGCAGCGCTTTCCCTATCTGGGACCGCGCAAGCTGCTCGCCCTGCTTGACCGCCAGGCGCCGGAGATCGATTGGCCGGCGGCGTCGACGATTGGGAGCATTCTCAAGCGCGCGGGGCTGATCTCGCCGGTGAAGCGCCGCCGCCGTCCGCTCGACCAGCGGCGTCCCTGCACGCCGGTGCAGGAGCCGAACGACGAGTGGAGCGTGGACTTCAAGGGTTGGTTCCGCACCCGCGACCAGTGCCGGATTGATCCGTTGACGGTGGCTGACAGCCACAGTCGCTTCCTGATCGAACTGCAGATCGTCGCACCGACGACCGAGGGCGTCCGCCCCCGCTTCGAGAGGGCTTTCCGCGAGCATGGCCTGCCGCGGGCAATCCGCTGCGACAATGGTTCGCCGTTCGGCTCGCGCGGCGCCGGCGGTCTCACCACATTGTCGGTCTGGTGGCTGAAGCTCGGCATTACGCCGCACTTCATCCGTCCGGCCTCGCCGCAGGAGAACGGTCGCCATGAGCGCATGCATCGCACCTTGAAGGCGCAAACATCGAGCCCACCGGCAGATAATGCGTCCGAGCAACAGGCCCGCTTTGACGCCTTCCGAGAGCATTACAATAAGGAACGTCCTCACGAAGCGCTGGGCCAACGGCCGCCGGAGGACGCCTATCGAGCATCTCAACGCACCATGCCGGATCGCGAGCAAGACCCCTGGTATGACGCCGATCACCAGGCCCGCCGTGTTCGCGGCAATGGGGAGATTAAATGGAAAGGCAAGTTCGTCTTTATCGGTCAGGCGCTGGTGAACGAACTTGTCGGCATCGCCGAACTCGATACCGGTGACCACGTCGTCCGCTTCTGCGACCTCGACGTCGGTCTCATCGACCGCCGCGGCCTGTTCACCCGGTTCGCTCCGCCTCGTGAGGGGCTGCGCGAACCGGGCGAACAGACCGCTTAACCCAAACTGTCGGGGATCATGCCGGTCCAAAATGTCGGGAATCATGCCGGTTGAACACGCGAGTCGCATCGTGGAGAGAGCCCCCACCCGCCGCGCTCAGGCGCGCAAGAGCGCTGCCGAGCGCGTCGGCCTCCCCCGCAAGCGGGAGAGGCGAAGCGAGTCTGCGGCCAAGCCGATTCAACCAAAAATCATCGCGCTTTAGTGCTCTGCCGCAGGCACCCCGAGACGGGGGGCCGCTCGCTGCCCGGCCGGAGCGGCGTGCTCGAGCGGCTCATCGCGGATTTGATCGACAGCCGGCTCAAGACCATCGTCGAAACACGAGGCTGGCGTTGACGCCGCCAAATCCGAAGCCGTTCGAGATCGCGTGTTCGATGGCCATCGGCCGCGCCACGTTCGCGACGAGGTCAATTCCCTGCGCAGCCGGGTCGCCGTTGTCCAGATTGAGCGTGGGCGGAGCGACCTGATCGCGCAGCGCCAGAATTGTGAAGATGGCCTCGACGCCGCCGGCGGCGCCGAGCAGGTGTCCCGTCGCCGACTTGGTCGCGCTGACGGCAACCCCTCCCTCGCGCCCGAACACGCGCTTGGTGGCCTCCAATTCGCTGAGATCGCCGACCGGTGTCGATGTCGAATGCGCGTTGAGATGCTGGATCTGGTCGGGCCGCAGCCCGGCCTGCCGCAGTGCCGCCTCCATGGCGCGCCGGGCGCCGTCGCCATCTTCCGGGCCCGCGGTGATGTGATAGGCGTCCGCCGTCGTGCCGTAGCCGACGATCTCCGCGATCGGCTTGGCGCCGCGCCGCACGGCATGTTCGAGCTCCTCGATGACAAGGACGCCGGCGCCTTCGCCCATGACGAAACCGTCACGGTCGCGGTCGAACGGCCGCGAAGCCCGGGCGGGCGTGTCGTTGAACGACGTCGAAAGTGCCCGCGCGGCCGCAAAGCCGCCAAGGCTCACGGGATCGATGCAGGCCTCCGCGCCGCCGCAGATCGCAATTTCGGCTTCCCCGGACCTGATCAAGCGGGCTGCATCGCCGATGGCTTGAACGCTCGCTGCACAAGCGGTCACCGGCGCGCCGATCGGACCCTTGAGGCCGTATCGGATGGTGATGTGCCCGGCTGCGAGATTTGCCAGAAAGGAGGGAATGGTGAATGGCGACAGCCGGCGCAGGCCGCTCTTCTCCGCCGTGCGCACCGCCTCCGCAATCGCGGGAAACCCGCCTACACCGGATGCAATCACGGTGGCGGTGCGCTCCTGCGCACGAGCCTCGGCCGGCATCCAGCCGGCCTGTGCCACGGCTTCGGCTGCTGCGAGCAGCGCGAACAGGATGAACCGGTCCATCTTCTTCTGGTCCTTGCGCGGGGCTGCGGAATCGGGATCGAACCCGCCCTCCGAATCCTCGGCCTTATCAGGAACCTGTCCTGCGACGCGGGCCGGCAGGGCCGCCGCCCACGCGGGCAATGCCGCAAGCCCGGACTGCCCCGCAAGCAGCCTCGACCAGACCAATTCGCTGCCACAGCCGAGCGGAGACACCATCCCCAGGCCCGTCACAACAATTCGACGCATGGTTCTCCTGTCGCGCCCTTTGTGCGAACCGGCATGGCCGGCATTTGCGCGGCCTTGATCGGGTCAGGTTTATATGACGAACATCATTTATTGTCTCGACCGGACGGACGTCAAGGTGGCGGGTCCGCCTCGTACAAGAAAGGTCTTTCGCAAGCGCTTGCAGGAGCTCGCCACGGCCATGGGCGCGCGTCACCCCGCCGTGCTCGGCGACGCCCTGCTGCTGCTGATCGAAGGCCTCCCGCGGCCTCTCTCGCACCGCAACATTTGTTGCCAGACGCCTTGGGATGGGCGATTTTAGGTGGCGCAGGCAGACTAAGACCATCCGCTAATTGAGAATCGTCTACATACCCACCTTATCAAAGCCTTACGCAGTCTTCTGTCCGTCTTTCACAAGCCGACAACCGGAAATCTGATGCCTATAGACGACGACGTCCAATTAAAGGTCGATGCTCACGTTCTGATACAGCTTGGTCGCGAGCTAGTGACCGACGTCGAGCAAGCAATCTTGGAGTGCGTCAAAAACTCATACGACGCGGACTCGCCTGGTTGCTTCATTGAGATAGACACTAAGGAAACGAAAACTCGGATTGAGACTGGCGCGCTGGGACGCCTCAGAAGCTTTGATGAACCATGCGAGGGAGTTGCGGTCCAGCTATGCGATGAAACCGGCGCTCCGCTATCTGATGAGCTCGACGATGAAGCGCAGATCCAGAGGCGGCTAGGGAGCTAATCGAGAACTACATCAACACCAGGCAAATTACGTTAGATCGCGCGGGAATAAAGACGAGCATATCAGGTGCTTCAAAAACTGTACGGGCTAATAGATCCAGGCTAATACAGGTCATAGACAATCTATTCCGCAATAGCGTTTATTGGCTTAGGCGCGGACAGCCTCATCGCCTATGTCTGTCAGGTTGTGGTAAATGAATGGATAATATAGTTCTCTTTTTGTTCTAATTTCAACTTATGGTGTCGATTATTAGCCCGGCATTCTTACGCGGCGTGTGCTGGGTAATTTTCAGCCCGGTCTTCGGCTCTGGTAGATGGCTCAAGCAGTGAAGCGGCCATTCATGACAAAGGCCGCCGGTCAAGAATTGTTAATAGCGAGGTGGTTGAAACGAGCGCTTATATGTTGGGAACGCATAGTGGCCTCCGGTTGCTGCCAAGGCAATCACTTCGTCCGCACCAACATCCTCCGCGCTTCCCCCAACAACGCCCGAATTTCCCTCCCCTCGGCTATCGCATCCCTGGTGAACCGGCCGTGCTTGCGCGCATTCTGGTTTGCCCTTGGCGCGCCGGAGCCCTCGGCGCCGCCGTGCATGCGGCAGCGCGTCTTGCCGTGCACCGCCGGCGCGCGGCACGCGCCACTGGTGCGGGTTCTGGCGCCACAACGCGGGCTCGCCAGCATCGGGCCGGTCGTTCTGACGTGATCGCTCATGCCTGTGCGTCCTGCCTGGCATCGGCGGCATCATGCCGTCGCCTGGAGCCCGCGGGCCTCAGTGCCCGCGCCGCGGCTGCCGGCGTCTTGTCCGAAACGATCACGCTCGCATGCTGTGTGACGTTGCCGACAATGGCCTTGCCGCCGTCCTCCACCTTCACGTTCTGCACGGTGATGGCGGGCTCGCCATGGCTCCGGTAGCGGTTCAGTGCCTCGATCTGGGCGGGAAACGTGCGGGCGAGCCGGCCCAAGGCGCGCGCGGCGCTGTCGTGCTGGGCGAGGTCGTCCGCATGCGCGAGGTGATGGGCACATCGCATCGCCATCACATGAACCGAAACCATCTGCGCCACCAGCATGGCCTCGACGGAATCCCGTGGGCGAATGCTCTTCACCATCGAGATCATGAAAGCGAGGTTGACCTCGCAGGGTTTGCCGCCGTTCACGCTGGCCTTTACCAATTGCCGGAGGATGCCCTCCATCGCGTCGCGGTCGGCGACACCCAGTGCGTTCGCCATCAGCTGTTCGCCGAGCTTCGGGTCGGGGTGGTCGATGGAGAAACCGCGCGGCGAGAGTTTTATCCGCGGGGCCGCGGTGGCCTGGGTCTGGTCGGTTGCGGCGACCATCGTCGGTACGGTGATTTCAGGTGCAGGTGTCATGTTGATATTCCCTGGCACGCGCGGCAAGCGCGCAGGCGATCGCTCGCTGCGGCAGCCGGTGCATTTTGAATTGTGGGGGAGGATTTTTGGCCGCAATCGCAACCGGCGTGCCCGCTGTTGCGGGCGAGGGGGGCTTACACGATTTCGGAATATTGGAAAAATATCCCTGAGTTGCCCGACGTGTCAACCTGCCTTGTCGAACCCGGCCGCCGCCAGCTCCTTTGCATGGGGTTGTTTTCGATGTTTTGGCAGCGCGGCCCCGGGGGCGAGTTCCGCCGCCGTCACCCGCAGTCATGCCGGCACGGTGCGGTGCGACATCTCTGATAGCGGGTACCGCGCGCCGATTGGATCATTATACTGGCCGGAACGTCGCGACACAGGCGTGGCCTTACTGCCGGCTGCGGATGAAGGACACTCGATGAGCGAAACCATTGGCTACCCCGATCCCGGCCTCGATCTGTCCGATGGGTTCAAGCCGCACACCTCGCATTGGGGCGTGTTTTCGGCGCGGTTCGGCAAGGCGGGGCTCGAAGTCAGGCCATATGGCGGCGATCCCGATCCGAACGGCATCATCAACAACTTCCCCGGCGCGCTGCGCCATCAGGCGCGCATTGCCCAGCCGGCGATACGCCGCGGCTGGCTCGAGCGCGGGCCCGGGCCCGACGATCGCCGCGGCCGCGATGAATTCGTCTCCGTCAGCTGGGAGCAGGCGCTCGACCTGCTCGGCGGTGAGTTGACGCGGATCCGCGACACGATCGGCCCGGGCGCAGTGTTCGGCGGCTCCTATGGCTGGTCCAGTGCGGGCCGCTTCCATCACGCGCAGAGCCAGGTGCACCGTTTCCTCAACATCGCACTCGGCGGCTATGTCCGTTCGGTGAACACCTATTCCTCGGGCGCGTCCTCGGTGCTGCTGCCGCAGATCCTGACCGGTTACGAGGACATCACCAAGCGCAACGTCACCTGGGAGCAGATCGCAGCCGAAACCGACATCGTGCTGGCATTCGGCGGCATGGCGCTGAAGAACTCGATGGTGGCCGGCGGCTCGATCAGCAAGCACGTCGAGCGCGGCGCGATGGAGGCGGCGCACCGGCGCGGTTGCGCGTTCGTCCTGGTCAGCCCGCTGCGCGACGATCTTCCCGTCGAGGCCGGCGCCGAATGGATGACGGCGGTGCCGGGCACCGACACCGCGCTGATGCTCGGCATCGTCCACACTTTGGTGAGCGAAGGCCTGCACGATCAGGCCTTCCTCGATCGCTACACCGAGGGCTGGCCGGTGTTCCTGCGCTATCTGACCGGCGAGAGCGACGGCCAGCCCAAGAGCGCCGAATGGGCTGCGCCGATCTGCGGCATCGCGGCCGACACCATCACGACGCTCGCGCGGCGGCTCGCCGGGCGGCGCGCGCTGATCACCGTGTCGCATTCGCTGCAACGCGCCGAGCATGGCGAGCAGCCGGTGTGGATGGGCATGGTGCTGGCGGCCGCGCTCGGCCAGATCGGCCTGCCTGGCGGCGGCTACGCCTATTCGCTCGGCGCGATCGGCTATTACGGGCGTCGCGTCAATGCGGTGCCGGGACCGACGCTCGGGCAGGGCCGCAACGGCATCGCCGATTTCATTCCGGTGGCGCGCATCGCCGACATGCTGCTCAATCCCGGCGCTGCCTATCGCTACAATGGCGAGACGCGAACCTATCCGGATATCCGTCTCGTCTACTGGGCGGGCGGCAATCCGTTCCATCATCACCAGGATCTCAACCGCCTGCGCAAGGCCTTTGCGCGGCTCGACACGCTGGTGGTGCACGAGCTCGCCTGGACCGCCACCGCGCGTCACGCCGACATCGTGCTGCCCTCGACGATGACGCTCGAGCGCGAGGACATCGGCTATTCCACCAACGATCCGCTGATGGTTGCCATGCACCGGATCGCCGAGCCGTTCGGCCTCGCGCGCGACGACTACGACATCTTTGCCGATCTCGCCGAGCGGTTAGGGGCGCGCGAGCCCTTCACCGAAGGGCGCACGTCGCGGCAATGGCTTGATCATCTCTACGAGCCGACCCGCAAGGCGCTTGCCGCGCGCGGGCTCGAGGCGCCTCACTTCGAGGAATTCTGGCAGCGCGGCAGCCTGGTCGTGCCGCAACATCTCGACGACGGCGGCTCGCTGCGCCGCTTCCGTGAGGACCCGGTCGCGCGTCCCTTGCCGACGCCGAGCGGCCGCATCGAGATCTTTTCGCAGAAGATCGCCGATCACGGCGACGTGGACTGTCCGGGCCATCCGGTCTGGCTCGAGAAGACCGACACGCCGACATCCGGCTCGCCGTGCTTCCTGGTCGCCAACCAGCCGGTGACGCGCCTGCACAGCCAGCTCGACTTCGGGGGACATTCCACCGAGGCCAAGCATCGCGGCCGCGAGGTCGCGCGCATGAACCCGCGCGACGCGAAGGCGCGCGGCATTGCCGACGGCGACATCATCCGCATCTTCAATGCGCGCGGCGCCTGCCTTGCCGCGGTGCATGTCACCGACGGCATTGCGCCCGGCGTGGTGCAGCTGCCGACCGGCGCCTGGTACGACCCGATGGATCCCGAGGAGGAGGCGCCGCTCTGCGTTCACGGCAATCCGAACGTGCTGACGCGAGACATCGGCACGTCATCTTTCGCGCAGGGCTGCACCGGGCAGCTCACGACGGTCGAGGTTGAGCGTTTCAACGGCAATCTGCCGCCGATCCGGGCGTTCGATCCGGCCTAACTACGCTTCAGAGCCGATCACGAACAAATCATCGCTGTAGCGCTGGCTGGCGCCCGGCCGTTCGGCTACGGCATCACGGATCGCCCCTGATTTTCGGACCTTGAGAGATGCACCTGAGAGCCCTGTTTCACCTTGCCGTCGCTGCGACCGTCGCGCTCGGTGCGTCCGCCGCGTCAGCGCAATCGGCCGCCGAGCCGGCCTATGGCCCGGAGCTGCAGGGCTTCGACTATCCCTATCCGGTCGAGCATTATCGCTTCAGCTCGCAGGGGCAGGAGCTCGACATGGCCTATCTCGACGTCAAGCCGGCGACGCCGAACGGCCAGACTGCGGTGCTGCTGCACGGCAAGAATTTCTGCGCCGCCACCTGGGACGGCACCATCAAGGCGCTCAGCGGCGCCGGCTATCGCGTGATCGCGATGGATCAGATCGGCTTCTGCAAATCCTCCAAGCCGGAACGCTATCAGTTCACGTTCCAGCAGCTGGCCGGCAACAGCCGCGCGCTGCTTGCCTCGCTCGGGATCGAGCATTCGATCATGGTCGGCCACTCCACCGGCGGCATGCTGGCGATGCGCTACGCCCTGATGTATCCGGACGCCACCGACCGGCTGGTGCTGGTCGATCCGATCGGGCTCGAGGACTGGAAGGCCAAGGGCGTGCCGTGGCTCAGCCTCGACGGCTGGATGCAGCGTGAGACGCGCGTCACCGCCGACGGCATCCGCGCCTATGAGCGCGCCACCTATTACGCCGACACCTGG
It includes:
- a CDS encoding alpha/beta fold hydrolase; translated protein: MHLRALFHLAVAATVALGASAASAQSAAEPAYGPELQGFDYPYPVEHYRFSSQGQELDMAYLDVKPATPNGQTAVLLHGKNFCAATWDGTIKALSGAGYRVIAMDQIGFCKSSKPERYQFTFQQLAGNSRALLASLGIEHSIMVGHSTGGMLAMRYALMYPDATDRLVLVDPIGLEDWKAKGVPWLSLDGWMQRETRVTADGIRAYERATYYADTWDPSYETWVQMLVGMYRGPGRAAVASSSARLYDMIATQPVFYEFEQIKPPTLLFVGDKDTTAIGKDTAPPEIRKTLGNYPVLGKEAAKRIPHAQLIEFPDLGHSPQIQAPARFHEALLGWLQHPETGATLVK